In Gossypium arboreum isolate Shixiya-1 chromosome 6, ASM2569848v2, whole genome shotgun sequence, the following are encoded in one genomic region:
- the LOC108457904 gene encoding thaumatin-like protein 1b, producing MAQYTFVAAICVLILSHSFISVVKATTFTIVNECNYVVWPGILSNAGVPTLPTTGFALQSGETKAITAPASWGGRFWGRTHCSEDSTGKFSCLTGDCGSGKVECSGNGAAPPASLAEFTLDGAGGLDFFDVSLVDGYNIPMLVVPQGGTGQNCTNTGCVVDLNGSCPSELKVMSTDGTDGVACKSACEAFGDPQYCCSGAYGTPDTCKPSSYSEVFKTACPRAYSYAYDDKTSTFTCANADYTITFCPSPNTSQKSSQEQQQNTETTTPPLINTTMVYEGALDQNVASRSSCTHVFVNVGIIMAIWWSWKLF from the exons ATGGCCCAATATACATTTGTTGCTGCTATCTGTGTTCTTATTCTTTCACATTCGTTCATATCAGTAGTGAAAGCCACAACCTTTACAATAGTAAACGAATGCAATTATGTTGTATGGCCAGGGATTCTATCAAACGCAGGTGTTCCAACGCTTCCCACCACTGGTTTCGCTCTCCAAAGCGGCGAAACCAAAGCCATTACTGCACCGGCATCATGGGGTGGTCGGTTCTGGGGTAGAACCCATTGCTCCGAGGATTCCACCGGGAAATTTTCCTGCCTTACCGGTGATTGTGGCTCCGGGAAGGTGGAATGTTCTGGAAACGGGGCTGCTCCGCCCGCGAGTTTAGCTGAGTTCACATTGGACGGTGCTGGCGGCCTTGATTTTTTCGACGTGAGTTTGGTCGACGGTTACAACATCCCTATGTTGGTTGTTCCACAGGGTGGCACGGGACAAAACTGTACCAACACCGGCTGCGTGGTTGACCTTAATGGCTCTTGCCCTTCCGAACTAAAGGTGATGAGCACCGACGGCACAGATGGCGTCGCTTGCAAGAGTGCTTGCGAAGCCTTCGGCGACCCTCAGTACTGTTGCAGCGGCGCGTATGGTACACCCGATACTTGCAAACCGTCTTCGTACTCGGAGGTGTTTAAGACAGCTTGCCCACGCGCATACAGCTATGCCTATGATGATAAAACCAGTACCTTCACATGCGCCAACGCTGATTATACAATTACTTTCTGTCCCTCGCCTAACACTAG CCAAAAATCATCGCAAGAGCAGCAACAAAACACGGAAACGACAACACCACCTCTTATCAACACCACGATGGTGTATGAAGGTGCATTGGACCAAAATGTAGCATCACGGTCCTCCTGCACCCACGTGTTCGTAAACGTGGGCATCATTATGGCAATTTGGTGGTCGTGGAAACTCTTCTAA
- the LOC108459341 gene encoding thaumatin-like protein 1, protein MDLFFSTCLFSLLSMLQGISGTTFTVVNKCDHTVWPGILGNSQLDTTGFEVLTGGSRSIQAPPSWSGRFWGRTGCISDQNTGQLTCQTADCGSTQMECNGKGATPPVTLAEFTIGSGTQDFYDVSLVDGYNLPMLVEPSSGSGTCLSTGCVNDLNRQCPDKLRVQSGQACKSACEAFGKPEYCCSGAYASPDTCKPSFYSEMFKAACPKSYSYAYDDATSTFTCTAADYTITFCPSSTSKKSASNTAPAAAATTGTTSPIYGSITGSGEVPADVNISSWFPYFLTGQSSRTVSSSVSHNTLLASAISFLFLSSLDFSHNYNFLQT, encoded by the exons ATGGATCTGTTCTTCTCCACTTGTTTATTTAGTCTTCTCTCCATGTTACAAG GGATTTCGGGGACTACATTTACAGTAGTGAATAAATGTGATCATACAGTTTGGCCTGGCATTCTCGGCAACTCGCAGTTAGATACCACCGGGTTCGAGGTACTAACAGGCGGGTCACGATCCATCCAGGCACCGCCTAGTTGGTCTGGTAGATTTTGGGGCAGAACCGGATGTATATCGGACCAGAATACGGGTCAACTCACCTGCCAAACTGCTGACTGTGGCTCCACCCAAATGGAATGCAATGGTAAAGGCGCGACCCCACCGGTCACCTTAGCTGAGTTCACGATCGGGTCGGGTACCCAGGATTTCTACGACGTTAGCTTAGTGGATGGATATAATTTGCCGATGTTGGTGGAGCCGAGCAGTGGGTCAGGCACGTGCTTGTCGACGGGTTGTGTTAATGATTTGAACCGGCAGTGCCCGGATAAGTTAAGGGTTCAGTCGGGTCAGGCTTGTAAAAGTGCCTGTGAGGCTTTTGGGAAGCCCGAGTATTGCTGCAGCGGCGCGTATGCTTCACCCGACACCTGCAAGCCGTCTTTTTATTCGGAGATGTTTAAAGCGGCTTGTCCGAAATCGTATAGTTATGCATACGATGATGCTACGAGTACGTTTACGTGTACAGCTGCTGATTATACGATTACATTCTGTCCTTCATCCACAAG TAAAAAATCAGCAAGCAATACAGCCCCAGCAGCAGCAGCAACAACAGGGACGACAAGCCCCATATATGGATCAATTACAGGGTCAGGAGAGGTCCCAGCAGACGTCAATATTAGCTCATGGTTTCCTTATTTTCTTACAGGACAGTCTTCCAGGACTGTTTCTTCCTCAGTTTCCCACAACACACTGTTGGCGTCAgccatttcctttcttttcctctcatCTCTTGACTTTAGTCATAATTATAACTTTCTCCAAACGTAA
- the LOC108459037 gene encoding LOW QUALITY PROTEIN: endoplasmin homolog (The sequence of the model RefSeq protein was modified relative to this genomic sequence to represent the inferred CDS: inserted 1 base in 1 codon) translates to MRKWAIPSALVLLCLLSLLSDHGRKVQANAEEGAVDPPKVEEKIGAVPNGLQTDSDVVKRESESISSRSLRNNAEKFEFQAEVSRLMDIIINSLYSNKDIFLRELISNASDALDKIRFLSLTDKEVLGEGDTSKLDIQIKLDKEKKILSLRDRGIGMTKEDLIKNLGTIAKSGTSAFVEKMQSSGDLNLIGQFGVGFYSVYLVADYVEVISKHNDDKQYVWESKADGAFAISEDAWNEPLGRGTEIRLHLRDEAQEYLEESKLKELVKKYSEFINFPIYIWASKEVDVEVPADEDESSDEEETSDSGSSEEGEDEDAEKSEDDDAEKKSKTKKVKETAYEWELLNDVKAIWLRGPKEVTDEEYTKFYHSLAKDFSDENPLAWSHFTAEGDVEFKAVLFVPPKAPQDLYESYYNTNKANLKLYVRRXFISDEFDELLPKYLSFLKGLVDSDTLPLNVSREMLQAHSSLKTIKKKLIRKALDMIRKIAEEDPDESSGKDEKEVETSGDDDEKKGQYTKFWNEFGKSIKLGIIEDATNRNRLAKLLRFESTKSDGKLTSLDQYISRMKSGQKDIFYITGTSKEQLEKSPFLERLKKKNYEVIFFTDPVDEYLMQYLMDYEGKQFQNVSKEGLKIGKEKNKELKESFKELTKWWKNALASDNVDEVKISNRLDNTPCVVVTSKYGWSANMERIMQSQTLSDSSKQAYMRGKRILEINPRHPIIKELRERVAKDSEDEGVKQTAQLIYQTALMESGFNLPDPKDFASRIYSSVKSSLNISPDATIEDDDDVEETETESDTKDSAVKDEL, encoded by the exons ATGAGGAAGTGGGCGATCCCTTCCGCTTTGGTTCTTCTTTGCCTTCTCAGTCTCCTATCAGATCATG GGAGAAAAGTACAAGCAAATGCCGAGGAAGGAGCTGTAGATCCTCCTAAAGTCGAGGAAAAGATCGGCGCTGTGCCTAATGGCTTACAAACTGATTCTGATGTAGTTAAAAG GGAATCGGAATCCATCTCTTCGAGATCGCTTCGCAATAATGCGGAGAAGTTTGAGTTCCAAGCTGAAGTGTCTCGGCTTATGGATATCATTATCAATTCTCTTTATAGCAACAAGGATATTTTCCTCAGGGAGTTGATCTCCAATGCTTCTGAT gCACTGGACAAGATTAGGTTCCTTTCACTCACAGACAAAGAAGTTTTGGGTGAAGGCGACACTTCCAAGCTGGATATCCAG ATTAAGTTGGACAAAGAGAAGAAGATTCTTTCCCTTCGTGACAGAGGTATAGGAATGACAAAAGAAGATTTAATCAAGAACTTGGGAACAATTGCTAAATCTGGAACTTCTG CATTCGTTGAGAAAATGCAATCCAGTGGAGACCTTAATCTGATTGGGCAGTTTGGAGTTGGGTTCTACTCTGTATATCTTGTAGCTGACTATGTCGAAGTCATTAGTAAACACAATGATGACAAACA GTATGTATGGGAATCGAAGGCGGATGGGGCATTTGCAATTTCCGAGGATGCTTGGAATGAACCACTTGGACGTGGGACTGAGATTAGATTGCATCTTAGGGATGAAGCTCAGGAGTATTTGGAGGAAAGCAAATTGAAG GAGTTGGTGAAGAAATATTCTGAGTTCATCAACTTCCCCATCTATATCTGGGCAAGCAAAGAGGTTGATGTTGAGGTGCCTGCAGATGAAGATGAGTCAAGTGATGAGGAGGAAACCT CCGATAGCGGCTCTTCCGAGGAAGGAGAAGATGAAGATGCTGAGAAAAGTGaggatgatgatgctgaaaagaAATCAAAGACAAAGAAGGTGAAGGAAACTGCTTATGAATGGGAACTTCTGAATGATGTTAAAGCCATATGGTTGCGCGGTCCAAAGGAGGTGACAGATGAAGAATACACGAAATTCTATCACTCTCTAGCTAAG GACTTTAGTGATGAGAATCCCTTGGCCTGGAGCCACTTCACTGCTGAAGGTGATGTTGAGTTCAAGGCCGTTTTGTTTGTGCCTCCTAAGGCTCCTCAGGATCTATATGAGAGTTACTATAACACCAATAAAGCCAACTTGAAGTTGTATGTTCGAC GTTTTATCTCTGATGAATTTGATGAGCTTTTGCCAAAGTATCTTAGCTTCTTGAAG GGTCTTGTTGATTCTGATACTCTGCCTCTCAATGTGTCACGAGAGATGCTGCAAGCCCACAGCAGTTTGAAAACAATCAAGAAAAAACTCATCAGGAAAGCCCTTGATATGATTCGTAAAATTGCCGAGGAGGATCCTGATGAGTCGAGTGGCAAAGATGAGAAAG AAGTGGAAACATCTGGTGATGATGATGAGAAAAAGGGACAATACACCAAGTTCTGGAATGAATTTGGAAAATCCATTAAACTCGGCATCATTGAGGATGCAACCAATAGAAATCGCTTGGCAAAACTCCTTCGATTTGAGAG CACCAAGTCGGATGGTAAATTGACATCACTTGATCAGTACATCTCAAGGATGAAATCCGGACAGAAAGATATATTCTACATTACAGGAACCAGCAAGGAACAATTAGAAAAATCTCCATTCTTGGAGAGGCTTAAGAAGAAAAATTATGAG GTAATTTTCTTCACTGATCCTGTTGATGAGTACCTGATGCAATACCTTATGGATTATGAGGGAAAGCAGTTCCAAAATGTATCCAAGGAGGGCCTGAAAATCGGGAAAGAAAAGAACAAAGAACTCAAGGAGTCATTTAAGGAACTAACTAAATGGTGGAAGAATGCACTTGCTAGTGATAATGTTGATGAAGTGAAGATAAGCAACCGTTTGGACAACACTCCTTGTGTGGTTGTTACATCAAAATACGGATGGAGTGCTAATATGGAGAGAATCATGCAGTCTCAAACCCTATCTGATTCTAGCAAGCAAGCTTACATGCGCGGCAAGAGGATCCTAGAGATTAACCCAAGACACCCAATCATCAAGGAGCTTCGTGAGAGAGTTGCCAAGGACTCTGAG GATGAGGGTGTGAAGCAAACGGCTCAGCTTATTTACCAGACGGCTCTAATGGAGAGTGGTTTCAATCTACCCGATCCCAAGGATTTTGCTTCACGCATCTACAGCTCGGTGAAATCTAGCCTAAATATTAGTCCCGATGCAACAATTGAggatgatgatgatgtagaagAAACCGAGACAGAATCAGACACAAAAGACAGTGCAGTCAAAGATGAGTTGTAG
- the LOC108459340 gene encoding endoplasmin homolog produces MRKWAIPSALVLLCLLSLLSDHGRKVQANDEEGAVDPPKVEEKIGAVPHGLQTDSDVVKRESESISSRSLRNNAEKFEFQAEVSRLMDIIINSLYSNKDIFLRELISNASDALDKIRFLSLTDKEVLGEGDTSKLDIQIKLDKEKKILSLRDRGIGMTKEDLIKNLGTIAKSGTSAFVEKMQSSGDLNLIGQFGVGFYSVYLVADYVEVISKHNDDKQYVWESKADGAFAISEDTWNEPLGRGTEIRLHLRDEAQEYLEESKLKELVKKYSEFINFPIYIWASKEVDVEVPADEDESSDEEETSDSGSSEEGEDEDAEKSEDDDAEKKSKTKKVKETTYEWELLNDVKAIWLRSPKEVTDEEYAKFYHSLAKDFSDENPLAWSHFTAEGDVEFKAVLFVPPKAPQDLYESYYNTNKANLKLYVRRVFISDEFDELLPKYLSFLKGLVDSDTLPLNVSREMLQAHSSLKTIKKKLIRKALDMIRKIAEEDPDESSGKDEKEVETSGDDDEKKGQYTKFWNEFGKSIKLGIIEDATNRNRLAKLLRFESTKSDGKLTSLDQYISRMKSGQKDIFYITGTSKEQLEKSPFLERLKKKNYEVIFFTDPVDEYLMQYLMDYEGKQFQNVSKEGLKIGNEKNKELKESFKELTKWWKNALASDNVDEVKISNRLDNTPCVVVTSKYGWSANMERIMQSQTLSDSSKQAYMRGKRILEINPRHPIIKELRERVVKDSEDEGVKQTAQLIYQTALMESGFNLPDPKDFASRIYSSVKSSLNISPDATIEDDDDVEETEIESETKESAGKDEL; encoded by the exons ATGAGGAAGTGGGCGATCCCTTCCGCTTTGGTTCTTCTTTGCCTTCTCAGTCTCCTCTCAGATCATG GGAGAAAAGTACAAGCAAATGACGAGGAAGGAGCTGTAGATCCTCCTAAAGTCGAGGAAAAGATCGGCGCTGTGCCACATGGCTTACAAACGGATTCTGATGTAGTTAAAAG GGAATCGGAATCCATCTCTTCGAGATCGCTTCGCAATAATGCGGAGAAGTTTGAGTTCCAAGCTGAAGTGTCTCGGCTTATGGATATCATTATCAATTCTCTTTATAGCAACAAGGATATTTTCCTCAGGGAGTTGATCTCCAATGCTTCTGAT gCACTGGACAAGATTAGGTTCCTTTCACTCACAGACAAAGAAGTTTTGGGTGAAGGCGACACTTCCAAGCTGGATATCCAG ATTAAGTTGGACAAAGAGAAGAAGATTCTTTCCCTTCGTGACAGAGGTATAGGAATGACAAAAGAAGATTTAATCAAGAACTTGGGAACAATTGCTAAATCTGGAACTTCTG CATTCGTTGAGAAAATGCAATCCAGTGGAGACCTTAATCTGATTGGGCAGTTTGGAGTTGGGTTCTACTCTGTATATCTTGTAGCTGACTATGTCGAAGTCATTAGTAAACACAATGATGACAAACA GTATGTATGGGAATCGAAGGCGGATGGGGCATTTGCAATTTCCGAGGATACTTGGAATGAACCACTTGGACGTGGGACTGAGATTAGATTGCATCTTAGGGATGAAGCTCAGGAGTATTTGGAGGAAAGCAAATTGAAG GAGTTGGTGAAGAAATATTCTGAGTTCATCAACTTCCCCATCTATATCTGGGCAAGCAAAGAGGTTGATGTTGAGGTGCCTGCAGATGAAGATGAGTCAAGTGATGAGGAGGAAACCT CCGATAGCGGCTCTTCCGAGGAAGGAGAAGATGAAGATGCTGAGAAAAGTGaggatgatgatgctgaaaagaAATCAAAGACAAAGAAGGTGAAGGAAACTACTTATGAATGGGAACTTCTGAATGATGTTAAAGCCATATGGTTGCGCAGTCCAAAGGAGGTGACAGATGAAGAATACGCGAAATTCTATCACTCTCTAGCTAAG GACTTTAGTGATGAGAATCCCTTGGCCTGGAGCCACTTCACTGCTGAAGGTGATGTCGAGTTCAAGGCCGTTTTGTTTGTGCCTCCTAAGGCTCCTCAGGATCTATATGAGAGTTACTATAACACCAATAAAGCCAACTTGAAGTTGTATGTTCGACGAGTTTTTATCTCTGATGAATTTGATGAGCTTTTGCCAAAGTATCTTAGCTTCTTGAAG GGTCTTGTTGATTCTGATACTCTGCCTCTCAATGTGTCACGAGAGATGCTGCAAGCCCACAGCAGTTTGAAAACAATCAAGAAAAAACTCATCAGGAAAGCCCTTGATATGATTCGTAAAATTGCCGAGGAGGATCCTGATGAGTCGAGTGGCAAAGATGAGAAAG AAGTGGAAACATCTGGTGATGATGATGAGAAAAAGGGACAATACACCAAGTTCTGGAATGAATTTGGAAAATCCATTAAACTCGGCATCATTGAGGATGCAACCAATAGAAATCGCTTGGCAAAACTCCTTCGATTTGAGAG CACCAAGTCGGATGGTAAATTGACATCACTTGATCAGTACATCTCAAGGATGAAATCCGGACAGAAAGATATATTCTACATTACAGGAACCAGCAAGGAACAATTAGAAAAATCTCCTTTCTTGGAGAGGCTTAAGAAGAAAAATTATGAG GTAATTTTCTTCACTGATCCTGTTGATGAGTACCTGATGCAATACCTTATGGATTATGAGGGAAAGCAGTTCCAAAATGTATCCAAGGAGGGCCTGAAAATCGGGAACGAAAAGAACAAAGAACTCAAGGAGTCATTTAAGGAACTAACTAAATGGTGGAAGAACGCACTTGCTAGTGATAATGTTGATGAAGTGAAAATAAGCAACCGTTTGGACAACACTCCTTGTGTGGTCGTTACATCAAAATACGGATGGAGTGCTAATATGGAGAGAATCATGCAATCTCAAACCCTATCTGATTCTAGCAAGCAAGCTTACATGCGCGGCAAGAGGATCCTAGAGATTAACCCAAGACACCCTATCATCAAGGAGCTTCGTGAGAGAGTTGTCAAGGACTCTGAG GATGAGGGTGTGAAGCAAACGGCTCAGCTTATTTACCAGACAGCTCTAATGGAGAGTGGTTTCAATCTACCCGATCCCAAGGACTTTGCTTCACGCATCTACAGCTCAGTGAAATCTAGCCTTAATATCAGTCCTGATGCAACAATTGAAGACGATGATGATGTAGAAGAAACCGAGATAGAGTCGGAGACAAAAGAAAGTGCAGGCAAAGATGAGTTGTAG